Part of the Paenibacillus terrae HPL-003 genome is shown below.
TATTACTTGGGAACCATAAGGATGGAGGACAATAATGGGATTACCTAGAACGTTTGTTGGATTCAGCAGTACAGATATACGCTACTATCGTTTAATGCAAGCTTGGAAAAATAATGAAAATATTGATTTTAATTTCACTGACTGTCAATTAACAACTGAGGTCAACTCAACTGCAGAGTCTTATATAAAAAAACGTTGCAGAGAGCGCATTAATATGGCTGGCTACTATGTTATGCTTATTGGTGAAGATACATGTTATAAGCATAAATATGTAAAATGGGAGGCTGAGGTTGCTATAGAGAAAAAGTGTACAATCATAGGTGTAAATCTAAATAAATCAAAGGAATTTGACTCAGTACGTACTCCCGATGTTATTAAAAATATTGGTGCATTATTTGTGCCATATAATCCTACATCAATTAAGAGTGCTCTTGAAAATTACGAAATGAAGCATTCGGGGAATTACATTATTCAATAATTTGGATATTTTCGGATATAACTCATCTCCTTAATTATTATGTTTGTTTCATAGCTTTAGTTTATTGCAAAAGTCACTTTTGCAAATATAACTTTATTAGAAAAGATCGCAGCTGGAGAGCATCAAGCATCTCTTCCAGACTGCGATCTTTTGGTTTCTGTATGAGGTAGAATCTCATTCATAAATAAAGTCGATTGTACCTTGTTGGTCATGCCCTGTGATTATTGCGCACCCTCGGTAACGGCGATTTCTTTCTCCAGATTTTCTCTGGACAGGTTGGCGGTCAAATAATCCGGTGTATCGGGCAGGACGAGGTGCAGATTGGATTTTTGACAAACACGGATTGTGCACTTGTCGACAA
Proteins encoded:
- a CDS encoding TIR domain-containing protein, which codes for MGLPRTFVGFSSTDIRYYRLMQAWKNNENIDFNFTDCQLTTEVNSTAESYIKKRCRERINMAGYYVMLIGEDTCYKHKYVKWEAEVAIEKKCTIIGVNLNKSKEFDSVRTPDVIKNIGALFVPYNPTSIKSALENYEMKHSGNYIIQ